In one Pseudomonas sp. SCA2728.1_7 genomic region, the following are encoded:
- the ribA gene encoding GTP cyclohydrolase II has product MPVVFVAASKLPTPFAQFTMHGFLDEATGREHVVLSLGEIADGAPVLGRLHSECLTGDALFSQRCDCGSQLEGALKAIAREGRGVLLYLRQEGRGIGLLNKIRAYELQDGGADTVEANERLGFAADQRDYAMCLPMLEHLGVISLRLMTNNPRKVKALTDMGITVAERVPLHTGHNPHNKLYLATKASKLDHMMGNEHQGEVDRA; this is encoded by the coding sequence GTGCCTGTCGTCTTTGTCGCCGCTTCCAAGCTGCCAACGCCTTTTGCGCAATTCACCATGCACGGTTTTCTCGATGAAGCCACCGGCCGCGAGCATGTCGTGCTGAGCCTGGGTGAAATTGCCGACGGTGCCCCGGTACTCGGCCGTTTGCACTCCGAATGCCTGACGGGCGATGCCTTGTTCAGCCAGCGCTGCGACTGCGGTTCGCAACTGGAAGGCGCGCTGAAAGCCATCGCCCGCGAAGGCCGAGGCGTGTTGCTCTACCTGCGTCAGGAAGGTCGCGGCATCGGTCTGCTGAACAAGATCCGCGCCTATGAGCTGCAGGACGGCGGCGCCGACACCGTAGAAGCCAACGAACGTCTGGGCTTTGCCGCCGACCAGCGCGATTACGCCATGTGCCTGCCGATGCTGGAGCACTTGGGTGTGATATCCCTGCGTCTGATGACTAACAACCCGCGCAAGGTCAAAGCCTTGACCGATATGGGTATTACCGTCGCCGAGCGCGTGCCGCTGCACACCGGCCACAACCCGCACAACAAACTCTACCTGGCGACCAAGGCCAGCAAGCTCGACCACATGATGGGCAACGAGCATCAGGGCGAGGTTGATCGCGCGTGA
- a CDS encoding 50S ribosomal protein L11 methyltransferase, whose product MNAPLDLQQALGELLGDARLKVCALPDTDLQLWLIDGDNMDREFSQEEIQRILHEPPYWGFCWASGLAVARYLAEFPEWVRGKRVLDFGAGSGIAGIAAVKAGALEVVACDLDPLAIAACRANAELNDVQMSYSTDFFAEADRFDLILVADVLYDRANLPLLDAFLSRGREALVADSRVRDFRHPLYERIEMLEAMTLPDLAEPEEFRHVSLYHARR is encoded by the coding sequence ATGAATGCACCGCTCGACCTGCAACAGGCGTTAGGTGAATTGCTCGGCGACGCCAGACTCAAGGTCTGTGCGTTGCCGGACACTGATTTACAGCTATGGCTGATCGATGGCGACAACATGGATCGCGAATTCAGCCAGGAAGAAATTCAGCGAATTCTACACGAGCCACCGTACTGGGGTTTCTGCTGGGCCAGCGGTCTGGCGGTGGCGCGGTATCTGGCGGAGTTTCCCGAGTGGGTGCGCGGCAAGCGCGTGCTGGATTTCGGCGCCGGTTCCGGGATTGCCGGGATCGCGGCAGTGAAGGCCGGAGCGCTGGAAGTGGTGGCGTGCGATCTCGATCCGCTGGCGATTGCCGCATGCCGGGCGAACGCCGAGCTCAATGATGTGCAAATGAGTTATTCAACGGATTTCTTTGCCGAAGCCGATCGGTTTGATCTGATCCTGGTGGCGGACGTGTTGTACGACCGGGCGAATCTGCCGTTGCTCGATGCTTTTTTGAGCCGTGGAAGAGAAGCGTTGGTGGCGGATTCGCGGGTTCGGGATTTTCGCCATCCGTTGTATGAGCGCATTGAAATGCTTGAGGCGATGACGTTGCCGGATCTGGCGGAGCCTGAGGAATTTCGGCATGTCAGCCTTTACCATGCGCGGCGCTAG
- a CDS encoding MFS transporter, translated as MTRGQVRRRLSVDWWKYLALALVPLFVLNALFGQGEGILPVLAMPFFIAGVASMFVSLKFFGRYKHALIATQKALDTPAEPAAWIALAARRRAAFLAAALPAWIGALAVFVGLEAVPLMLLALSTAVLFYLYRIPRQLG; from the coding sequence GTGACACGGGGTCAGGTGCGGCGCCGGTTGTCGGTTGATTGGTGGAAATACCTCGCGCTGGCGCTGGTGCCGTTGTTTGTCCTCAACGCTCTGTTCGGTCAGGGCGAGGGGATTCTGCCGGTACTGGCGATGCCGTTTTTCATTGCCGGCGTCGCGTCGATGTTTGTCAGCCTGAAGTTTTTCGGTCGCTACAAACATGCGCTGATCGCTACGCAAAAAGCCCTCGATACCCCTGCTGAACCTGCCGCGTGGATTGCCCTCGCAGCCCGTCGTCGTGCGGCTTTTCTCGCGGCAGCCTTGCCGGCGTGGATTGGCGCACTGGCGGTGTTTGTCGGTCTTGAAGCCGTACCGTTGATGCTGCTGGCGTTGTCCACGGCGGTACTGTTTTATCTCTACCGTATCCCGCGTCAACTCGGCTGA
- the thiL gene encoding thiamine-phosphate kinase, whose protein sequence is MGEFELIRNFFAAAPCAQGGEGVALGIGDDCALLAVPPGEQLAISTDTLVAGVHFADPCDPFLLGQRSLAVAVSDLAAMGATPVAFTLALTVPTVTADWLQAYARGLNRMAQSCGVALVGGDTTRGPLSLTVTVFGRVPAGQALTRSGAQPGDLLCVGGELGNAAGALPLVLGQRDAEPQIAQPLLDHYWSPQPQLALGQALRGKATSALDISDGLLADCGHIALASKVRLEIERERVPLSDALVAFLGQRGAERAALSGGDDYVLAFTLPSVELPPLLANGWPIHVIGRVAEGQGVILLDREGHDITPQVRGYQHFQETP, encoded by the coding sequence ATGGGCGAATTCGAGCTGATCCGCAATTTCTTCGCCGCCGCGCCTTGTGCGCAGGGCGGCGAAGGCGTTGCTCTGGGGATCGGCGATGACTGCGCCTTGCTCGCTGTTCCCCCCGGGGAACAGTTGGCGATCTCTACCGATACGCTGGTGGCCGGTGTGCATTTCGCCGACCCCTGCGATCCGTTTCTGCTCGGTCAGCGTTCGCTGGCCGTCGCGGTCAGCGATCTGGCCGCCATGGGCGCCACGCCCGTTGCCTTTACCCTTGCCCTGACTGTACCGACGGTGACCGCCGATTGGCTGCAAGCCTATGCCCGCGGTTTGAACCGTATGGCGCAGAGCTGTGGCGTTGCCTTGGTTGGCGGCGATACCACGCGCGGGCCGTTGAGTCTGACGGTAACTGTGTTTGGTCGAGTGCCGGCGGGTCAGGCATTGACCCGTAGCGGTGCGCAACCGGGCGATTTGCTCTGTGTCGGTGGCGAACTGGGCAATGCGGCCGGCGCTTTGCCGCTGGTGCTGGGGCAACGTGATGCTGAGCCGCAAATTGCCCAACCGCTGCTCGATCATTACTGGTCGCCACAACCGCAACTCGCCCTCGGCCAGGCCCTGCGTGGCAAAGCCACCTCGGCGCTGGATATCTCCGATGGCCTGCTCGCCGACTGTGGCCACATTGCGCTGGCCTCAAAGGTGCGACTTGAGATTGAACGCGAGCGCGTACCGCTGTCGGATGCTTTAGTGGCGTTTCTCGGTCAGCGCGGCGCCGAGCGTGCAGCGCTGAGCGGTGGCGATGATTACGTGCTGGCGTTCACCCTGCCGTCCGTCGAGTTGCCGCCGCTGCTGGCCAATGGCTGGCCGATCCATGTGATCGGTCGAGTGGCAGAAGGTCAGGGCGTGATTTTGCTGGATCGCGAAGGGCACGACATCACCCCGCAAGTCCGGGGCTATCAACATTTTCAGGAGACACCGTGA
- the ribE gene encoding 6,7-dimethyl-8-ribityllumazine synthase, producing MTLKTIEGTFIAPKGRYALVVGRFNSFVVESLVSGAVDALVRHGVSESDITIIRAPGAFEIPLVAQKVAQKGEFAAIIALGAVIRGGTPHFEYVAGECTKGLAQVSMEFGVPVAFGVLTVDSIEQAIERSGTKAGNKGAEAALSALEMVSLLAQLEAK from the coding sequence ATGACCCTGAAGACCATCGAAGGTACCTTCATCGCCCCTAAAGGCCGCTACGCTTTGGTAGTGGGCCGTTTCAACAGCTTCGTGGTTGAAAGCCTGGTCAGCGGTGCAGTTGATGCCCTGGTTCGCCACGGCGTGAGCGAAAGCGACATCACCATCATCCGCGCACCTGGCGCCTTCGAAATCCCGCTGGTAGCGCAGAAAGTCGCCCAGAAAGGTGAGTTCGCAGCCATCATCGCCCTCGGCGCGGTCATTCGTGGCGGTACTCCGCACTTCGAATACGTGGCGGGCGAATGCACCAAGGGTCTGGCCCAGGTGTCCATGGAGTTCGGCGTACCGGTCGCTTTCGGCGTCCTGACCGTTGATTCCATCGAGCAAGCCATCGAACGTTCCGGCACCAAGGCCGGTAACAAAGGTGCCGAAGCTGCCCTGTCCGCTCTGGAAATGGTCAGCCTGCTGGCACAGTTGGAGGCCAAGTGA
- a CDS encoding phosphatidylglycerophosphatase A, giving the protein MTDHPKQVPAEFVPPSVWRNPWHFLAFGFGSGTLPKAPGTWGSLVALPFIPLWQMLPDWGYWLMLGITMLFGFWLCGKVADDLRVHDHEGIVWDEMVGMWITLWLVPEGWYWLLAGFLVFRFFDILKPWPIRWIDRHVHGGVGIMLDDVLAGVFAWLAMQGLVWIFA; this is encoded by the coding sequence GTGACAGATCACCCGAAACAGGTTCCGGCCGAATTCGTTCCGCCGTCGGTCTGGCGCAATCCCTGGCATTTCCTCGCGTTCGGTTTTGGTTCCGGCACCCTGCCGAAAGCCCCGGGCACGTGGGGTTCGTTAGTTGCGCTACCCTTCATCCCGCTGTGGCAGATGCTGCCCGACTGGGGTTACTGGCTGATGCTCGGGATCACCATGCTGTTCGGCTTCTGGCTGTGCGGCAAAGTCGCCGACGATCTGCGGGTACACGATCACGAAGGTATCGTCTGGGACGAAATGGTCGGTATGTGGATCACCCTGTGGCTGGTACCGGAAGGCTGGTACTGGTTGCTCGCGGGTTTTCTGGTGTTCCGTTTCTTCGACATTCTCAAGCCATGGCCGATCCGCTGGATCGACCGGCACGTGCATGGCGGCGTCGGCATCATGCTCGATGACGTGCTGGCCGGTGTGTTTGCTTGGCTGGCGATGCAGGGGCTGGTATGGATTTTCGCCTGA
- a CDS encoding riboflavin synthase has protein sequence MFTGIIESIGSIRALTPKGGDVRVHVATGKLDLSDVKLGDSIAVNGVCLTAVELPGDGFAADVSRETLDCTAMNDLKSGSPVNLEKALTPTTRLGGHLVSGHVDGVGEIVSRSDNARAVEFRIRAPKDLAKYIAHKGSITVDGTSLTVNAVDGAEFMLTIIPHTLSETIMASYTPGRRVNLEVDLLARYLERLLLGDKAAESSAGGTITESFLAANGYLKS, from the coding sequence ATGTTTACCGGCATCATCGAATCCATCGGCAGTATCCGCGCACTGACCCCAAAGGGCGGTGATGTGCGGGTCCACGTCGCCACCGGCAAGCTCGACCTGAGCGACGTCAAACTCGGCGACAGCATTGCAGTCAACGGCGTTTGCCTGACCGCCGTTGAGCTGCCGGGCGACGGCTTCGCGGCCGACGTCAGCCGCGAAACCCTCGACTGCACCGCCATGAACGACCTGAAAAGCGGCAGTCCGGTCAATCTGGAAAAGGCCCTGACCCCGACCACCCGTCTCGGCGGGCATCTGGTCAGCGGTCATGTCGACGGCGTCGGCGAAATCGTCTCGCGCAGTGACAATGCTCGCGCCGTGGAATTTCGCATCCGCGCGCCGAAAGACCTGGCCAAGTACATTGCCCATAAAGGCTCGATCACCGTCGACGGCACCAGCCTGACCGTGAACGCCGTCGATGGCGCCGAATTCATGCTGACGATCATTCCGCACACCCTGAGCGAAACCATCATGGCGTCGTACACGCCAGGTCGCCGGGTGAATCTGGAAGTCGATTTGCTGGCGCGTTATCTGGAGCGTCTGCTCTTGGGCGACAAGGCCGCAGAGTCGAGCGCTGGCGGCACCATCACTGAAAGCTTTCTGGCCGCCAACGGCTACCTCAAATCCTGA
- the ribBA gene encoding bifunctional 3,4-dihydroxy-2-butanone-4-phosphate synthase/GTP cyclohydrolase II yields the protein MALNSIEELVEDIRQGKMVILMDDEDRENEGDLIMAAECCQAEHINFMAKHARGLICMPMSRERCELLKLPLMAPRNGSGFGTKFTVSIEAAEGVTTGISAADRARTVQAAAAKDAKAEDIVSPGHIFPLMAQAGGTLARAGHTEAACDLARMAGFEPSGVICEVMNDDGTMSRRTELEAFAAEHNIKIGTIADLIHYRMIHERTVQRIAEQPLDSELGQFNLVTYRDSVEGDVHMALTLGTVCAEEPTLVRVHNMDPLRDLLMVKQPGRWSLRAAMAAVAEAGSGVVLLLGHPLDGDVLLAHIRETGDQAAPKKPTTYSIVGAGSQILRDLGVRKMRLMSAPMKFNAISGFDLEVVEYVPSE from the coding sequence GTGGCGCTCAATAGCATCGAAGAACTGGTTGAAGACATCCGCCAAGGCAAGATGGTCATCCTCATGGATGACGAAGACCGCGAGAACGAAGGCGACTTGATCATGGCCGCCGAATGCTGCCAGGCCGAGCACATCAACTTCATGGCCAAGCACGCCCGTGGTCTGATCTGCATGCCGATGAGCCGCGAGCGCTGCGAACTGTTGAAGCTGCCGCTGATGGCGCCGCGCAACGGTTCCGGTTTCGGCACCAAGTTCACCGTCTCGATCGAAGCCGCCGAAGGCGTAACCACTGGCATTTCCGCCGCCGACCGTGCACGCACCGTGCAAGCGGCTGCCGCCAAAGACGCCAAGGCTGAAGACATCGTCAGCCCGGGCCACATCTTCCCGTTGATGGCTCAGGCCGGCGGCACCCTCGCTCGCGCCGGTCACACTGAAGCCGCTTGCGACCTCGCGCGCATGGCCGGTTTCGAGCCGAGCGGTGTGATCTGCGAAGTGATGAACGACGACGGCACCATGTCCCGTCGCACTGAGCTGGAAGCTTTCGCGGCTGAACACAACATCAAGATCGGCACCATCGCCGACCTGATTCACTACCGGATGATCCACGAACGTACCGTTCAGCGGATTGCCGAGCAGCCACTGGACAGCGAACTGGGCCAATTCAACCTGGTGACCTATCGTGATTCCGTGGAAGGCGACGTGCACATGGCCCTCACGTTGGGCACTGTTTGCGCCGAAGAACCAACGCTGGTTCGCGTGCACAACATGGACCCGCTGCGCGACCTGTTGATGGTCAAACAGCCAGGCCGCTGGAGCCTGCGCGCCGCCATGGCGGCGGTTGCCGAGGCGGGCAGCGGTGTGGTGCTGTTGCTCGGTCACCCGCTCGATGGCGACGTGTTGCTGGCGCATATCCGTGAAACCGGTGATCAGGCCGCGCCGAAAAAACCGACGACTTACAGCATTGTCGGTGCCGGTTCGCAGATCCTGCGTGACCTCGGTGTGCGCAAAATGCGCCTGATGTCTGCGCCAATGAAATTTAATGCGATATCCGGTTTCGATCTGGAAGTTGTAGAATACGTGCCCTCCGAATAA
- a CDS encoding transporter substrate-binding domain-containing protein gives MVRRWLALLMLTLLSTVVSAQEAAHAPAVIHLASEDWEDYTAADGHGLAWDVLRKVFEPVGVKVEIRSVPYTRSIGLVQLKEVDALVGSYRDETEQVLYPHWNFDSDHIYALGLASNPSPTQATLGKYRLAWVRGYRYENYLPNIKRYNQIERRTGILSMLKQGRADYYIDALTEIEAVVKTAADPAQYRYSHLAELPLFLGFADTPQARALMALYDQRMEQLVKSGELKPIFEKWKQPYPFNPN, from the coding sequence ATGGTTCGACGCTGGCTGGCGCTGCTGATGTTGACCTTGTTGAGCACTGTCGTCAGTGCTCAGGAAGCTGCGCATGCGCCGGCGGTGATTCATCTGGCCAGCGAAGACTGGGAAGACTACACCGCCGCTGACGGCCACGGACTCGCTTGGGATGTGCTGCGCAAGGTCTTTGAACCGGTCGGTGTGAAGGTCGAGATCCGCAGCGTGCCGTACACCCGCTCCATCGGGCTCGTGCAGTTGAAGGAAGTCGATGCGCTGGTCGGCTCCTACCGCGATGAAACCGAGCAAGTGCTGTATCCGCACTGGAACTTCGATTCCGACCACATCTACGCATTGGGTCTGGCGAGCAATCCTTCGCCCACCCAGGCGACGCTGGGCAAATATCGGCTGGCCTGGGTGCGCGGTTATCGTTACGAGAACTACCTGCCGAACATCAAGCGTTACAACCAGATCGAACGCCGTACCGGGATTCTGTCGATGCTCAAGCAGGGGCGGGCGGATTACTACATCGATGCGCTGACCGAGATTGAAGCCGTGGTGAAAACCGCAGCCGATCCAGCGCAGTATCGCTATTCACACCTGGCCGAGCTGCCGCTGTTTCTCGGGTTTGCCGACACGCCTCAGGCGCGAGCGCTGATGGCCCTGTATGACCAACGCATGGAGCAGTTGGTGAAGAGCGGCGAGTTGAAGCCGATCTTCGAGAAGTGGAAGCAGCCGTATCCCTTCAACCCGAACTGA
- the ribD gene encoding bifunctional diaminohydroxyphosphoribosylaminopyrimidine deaminase/5-amino-6-(5-phosphoribosylamino)uracil reductase RibD, producing MTTVAEQAILDAHFMARALELARKGHYTTHPNPRVGCVVVRDGQIVGEGWHERAGEPHAEVHALRAAGELARGATAYVTLEPCSHHGRTPPCADALVNAGVARVVAAMRDPNPQVAGRGLQRLADAGIATESGVLEAEARKLNQGFLKRMEHGLPFVRVKLAMSLDGRTAMESGESQWITGPAARSAVQRLRAQAAVVLTGADTVLADGARLTVRADELGLDAEQTALAMSRPPLRVLIDGRLRVPLDAPFFKAGPALVATCVAIEEQYAHGPECLIVPGDDGQVDLHQLLIELANRGVNEVLVEAGPRLAGAFAQLGLVDEFVIFIAGKFLGSSARPLLDWPLAYMKDAPELKITEIRAVGDDWRVTAIPVLSPSV from the coding sequence ATGACCACCGTTGCCGAGCAGGCCATCCTCGACGCCCACTTCATGGCGCGCGCGCTGGAACTGGCACGCAAAGGTCACTACACCACCCATCCCAATCCTCGGGTCGGCTGCGTGGTGGTGCGTGACGGGCAGATTGTCGGCGAAGGCTGGCATGAGCGCGCCGGCGAACCGCATGCCGAAGTCCATGCCCTGCGCGCCGCCGGTGAGCTGGCCCGGGGCGCGACCGCGTATGTGACCCTCGAACCTTGCAGTCACCATGGTCGTACGCCGCCGTGCGCCGACGCGCTGGTGAATGCCGGTGTCGCTCGAGTGGTGGCAGCGATGCGTGATCCCAATCCGCAAGTCGCCGGGCGTGGTTTGCAGCGCCTGGCCGATGCCGGCATCGCCACCGAAAGCGGTGTGCTCGAAGCTGAAGCGCGCAAGCTCAATCAAGGCTTTCTGAAGCGCATGGAACACGGCTTGCCGTTTGTGCGGGTCAAGTTGGCCATGAGCCTCGATGGTCGTACGGCGATGGAAAGCGGCGAGAGCCAATGGATTACCGGCCCGGCCGCACGTTCGGCAGTCCAGCGTTTGCGCGCTCAGGCCGCCGTGGTGCTGACCGGCGCCGACACCGTGCTGGCCGATGGCGCGCGTTTGACTGTGCGGGCCGATGAGTTGGGTCTGGATGCCGAACAAACCGCATTGGCCATGAGCCGTCCGCCGCTGCGCGTGCTGATCGACGGCCGCCTGCGCGTGCCGCTGGATGCGCCGTTCTTCAAGGCCGGCCCGGCGTTGGTCGCCACCTGTGTCGCGATCGAAGAGCAATACGCTCACGGCCCTGAGTGCCTGATCGTGCCGGGCGATGACGGTCAGGTCGATCTGCATCAATTGCTGATTGAACTGGCTAACCGTGGCGTCAACGAGGTGCTGGTCGAAGCCGGCCCGCGTCTGGCCGGTGCTTTTGCTCAGCTCGGTCTGGTCGACGAATTCGTAATCTTCATCGCTGGCAAGTTTCTCGGCTCTTCGGCGCGTCCTCTTCTGGACTGGCCGTTGGCTTATATGAAGGACGCCCCGGAGCTGAAAATCACTGAAATTCGCGCTGTGGGCGATGACTGGCGAGTCACTGCCATCCCTGTTCTTTCGCCGAGCGTATAA
- the nusB gene encoding transcription antitermination factor NusB, whose translation MISDESDRFNPRDPKPADAGKPSKSVKRREARQLATQALYQWHMAKQSLNEIEAQFRVDNDFTDVDGAYFREILHGVPQFKTEIDTALTPCLDLAIEELDPVELAVLRLSTWELLKRVDVPYRVVINEGIELAKVFGSTDGHKFVNGVLDKLAPRLREAEVKAFKR comes from the coding sequence GTGATTAGCGACGAAAGCGATCGTTTCAACCCGCGCGATCCAAAACCTGCGGATGCCGGCAAGCCCTCGAAAAGCGTCAAGCGTCGCGAAGCCCGTCAGCTCGCGACTCAAGCGCTGTACCAGTGGCACATGGCCAAGCAATCGCTGAACGAGATCGAAGCGCAGTTTCGCGTTGATAACGATTTCACCGATGTCGACGGTGCTTACTTCCGCGAAATTCTCCACGGGGTTCCGCAGTTCAAGACCGAAATCGACACCGCCCTGACGCCTTGCCTGGATCTGGCGATCGAAGAGCTGGACCCGGTTGAACTGGCCGTTCTGCGTCTGTCGACCTGGGAACTGCTCAAGCGCGTCGACGTGCCGTACCGCGTGGTGATCAACGAAGGTATCGAGCTGGCGAAAGTCTTCGGTTCGACCGACGGCCACAAGTTCGTCAACGGCGTGCTCGACAAGCTGGCCCCGCGCCTGCGTGAAGCTGAAGTGAAGGCGTTCAAGCGCTAA
- the trxA gene encoding thioredoxin, with amino-acid sequence MSEQTPYIFDATTADFDQSVIEASFNKPVLVDFWAEWCAPCKALMPMLQGIAESYQGELLLAKVNCDIEQDIVARFGIRSLPTVVLFKDGQPVDGFAGAQPESAVRALLEPHVQMPPPAAADPFEQAQALFDDGRYADAEAALVVMLTEDNSNAKALILYARCLTERGELDEAQTVLDAVKSDEHKAALAGAKAQIKFLGLARDLPDAADLKARLAKDPQDDEAVYQLAIQQLARQQYEAALEALLKLFIRNRNYGEGLPHKTLLQVFELLGNDHPLVTMYRRKMFAALY; translated from the coding sequence ATGAGTGAGCAAACGCCGTACATCTTCGACGCCACGACGGCCGATTTCGACCAGTCGGTGATCGAGGCCTCTTTCAACAAACCGGTGCTGGTGGATTTCTGGGCCGAATGGTGTGCGCCGTGCAAGGCGTTGATGCCGATGCTGCAAGGCATTGCCGAGAGCTATCAGGGCGAGTTGCTGCTGGCCAAGGTCAACTGCGACATCGAGCAGGACATCGTCGCCCGCTTCGGCATCCGCAGCCTGCCGACCGTAGTGCTGTTCAAGGACGGTCAACCGGTGGACGGTTTTGCCGGTGCACAACCAGAGTCCGCCGTCCGCGCCCTGCTTGAGCCGCACGTGCAAATGCCACCACCGGCCGCCGCCGATCCGTTCGAGCAGGCTCAGGCATTGTTCGATGACGGTCGTTACGCTGACGCCGAAGCGGCGCTGGTGGTCATGCTCACTGAGGACAACAGCAACGCCAAGGCGCTGATCCTATACGCGCGCTGCCTGACTGAACGCGGCGAACTGGACGAAGCGCAAACCGTGCTGGATGCAGTCAAGAGCGACGAACACAAAGCCGCACTGGCCGGGGCCAAGGCGCAGATCAAGTTCCTCGGCCTGGCGCGTGACTTGCCGGATGCCGCTGACCTGAAAGCGCGCCTGGCGAAAGATCCGCAGGACGATGAGGCGGTGTATCAACTGGCGATTCAGCAACTGGCGCGTCAGCAATACGAAGCGGCGCTGGAGGCATTGCTCAAGCTGTTCATCCGCAACCGCAACTATGGCGAAGGTCTGCCGCACAAGACCTTACTGCAAGTGTTCGAGCTGCTGGGCAATGATCATCCGTTGGTGACGATGTACCGCCGCAAGATGTTTGCTGCGCTTTATTAA
- the nrdR gene encoding transcriptional regulator NrdR — MHCPFCGANDTKVIDSRLVAEGEQVRRRRECLACGERFTTFETAELVLPRLIKTDGSRQPFDEEKLRAGMQRALEKRPVSVERLESSLVHIKHKLRATGEREVKSLVVGELVMAELQKLDEVAYIRFASVYKRFQDLNEFREEIDRLAREPVKE; from the coding sequence ATGCACTGTCCCTTCTGCGGTGCCAACGACACCAAGGTCATCGACTCGCGTCTGGTCGCCGAGGGCGAACAGGTGCGCCGCCGGCGTGAATGCCTGGCCTGCGGCGAGCGTTTCACGACGTTCGAGACGGCCGAACTGGTGTTGCCGCGCCTGATCAAAACCGACGGCAGCCGCCAACCGTTCGACGAAGAAAAACTCCGCGCCGGCATGCAACGCGCCCTGGAGAAGCGTCCGGTGAGCGTCGAGCGCCTCGAATCCTCTCTGGTTCACATCAAGCACAAGCTGCGCGCCACCGGCGAGCGCGAGGTCAAATCCCTCGTGGTCGGCGAACTGGTCATGGCTGAATTGCAGAAGCTTGATGAAGTCGCCTACATCCGTTTCGCCTCGGTGTACAAACGCTTCCAGGACCTCAACGAGTTCCGCGAAGAAATCGACCGCCTCGCCCGCGAACCGGTGAAAGAATGA
- a CDS encoding YbaY family lipoprotein, producing the protein MPLRPLVLLSLFSLLVACGSDAPKPQPPTPGPAPQQAQKKAKEAAELGPLPAYQRELSGTLQGVPAGAEVELALLVIDEKDRPQQLLASSSLIGNNQILPFRLRFNPDAFPAGARVELRGRASQSGQLILHLPSQTISQPTTQALGQLQFVKAP; encoded by the coding sequence ATGCCGTTACGTCCGCTCGTTTTGCTCAGTCTTTTCAGCCTGCTGGTGGCCTGTGGCAGCGATGCACCCAAGCCCCAGCCGCCGACGCCAGGCCCGGCGCCGCAGCAAGCGCAGAAAAAAGCCAAGGAAGCCGCCGAGCTTGGCCCGCTGCCAGCCTATCAACGCGAACTGAGCGGCACCCTGCAAGGCGTGCCGGCCGGCGCCGAGGTCGAACTGGCGCTGTTGGTGATAGACGAGAAGGATCGCCCGCAACAATTGCTCGCCAGTTCAAGTCTGATCGGCAACAACCAGATTCTGCCGTTCCGCCTGCGTTTCAACCCGGACGCCTTCCCCGCCGGTGCGCGGGTTGAGTTGCGTGGCCGCGCCAGCCAGTCCGGCCAGTTGATCCTGCACCTGCCGTCGCAAACCATCAGCCAGCCGACCACTCAGGCGCTGGGCCAACTGCAATTTGTCAAAGCACCATGA